The following are encoded together in the Bos indicus x Bos taurus breed Angus x Brahman F1 hybrid chromosome 24, Bos_hybrid_MaternalHap_v2.0, whole genome shotgun sequence genome:
- the LOC113882797 gene encoding olfactory receptor-like protein OLF2 translates to MDGENCTSLKEFLLLGISSSPVIKVTLFMTFLVVYLIILVANLGMIVLVRTDPQLHTSMYFFLSHLFFSDLCYSTAIGPRMLAGFLIKNKSIPFYGCALQFLIFCTFADSECLLLAVMAYDRYVAINNPLLYTVKMSGKVCSLLMAGVYVVRVMDALINTVLTFHLCFCGSNEINHFFCDVPPLLLLTCSDTQVSELVIFIIFGFIELITLSGLFVSYCYIILAVIKIHSAEGRFKAFSTCTSHLTASAIFQGTLLFMYFRSSTSYSLDEDKMTSLF, encoded by the coding sequence atggaTGGAGAAAATTGCACTTCCTTGAAAGAATTCCTTCTCTTGGGAATTAGTAGTAGCCCTGTAATCAAAGTGACTCTATTTATGACGTTTCTGGTTGTTTATCTCATTATTCTTGTTGCAAATCTCGGGATGATCGTTTTAGTTAGAACAGACCCCCAGCTGCACACatccatgtactttttcctcagcCACCTCTTCTTCAGTGACCTCTGCTATTCCACAGCCATTGGACCCAGGATGCTGGCAGGCTTCCTCATCAAGAACAAATCAATCCCCTTCTATGGCTGTGCTCTGCAATTCCTGATCTTCTGTACCTTTGCAGATTCTGAGTGTCTACTGTTGGCGGTCATGGCCTACGATCGGTACGTGGCTATTAACAACCCCTTGCTTTATACAGTCAAGATGTCTGGCAAGGTGTGCTCCCTGCTGATGGCTGGGGTTTATGTGGTGAGAGTTATGGATGCTTTGATAAATACAGTATTAACCTTCCACTTATGTTTCTGTGGGTCAAATGAAATTAACCATTTCTTCTGTGATGTCCCTCCTCTCCTCTTGCTAACTTGCTCAGATACACAGGTCAGTGAATTAgtgatatttatcatttttggCTTCATTGAACTGATCACCCTCTCAGGTCTTTTTGTGTCTTACTGTTACATCATCCTAGCAGTGATAAAGATCCACTCTGCTGAGGGGAGGTTCAAGGCTTTCTCCACTTGCACCTCCCACCTAACTGCTTCGGCAATtttccagggaactctgctcttcATGTATTTCAGGTCAAGTACTTCCTACTCTCTAGACGAAGACAAAATGACCTCCTTGTTTTAG